In one window of Pristiophorus japonicus isolate sPriJap1 chromosome 9, sPriJap1.hap1, whole genome shotgun sequence DNA:
- the LOC139272842 gene encoding probable G-protein coupled receptor 139, whose product MARPTILQIRDIYYPFLAAFGVPANLMTMVILCRGNCGLSKCITVYMVAMATADLLVMLVNVIVYHIFTYYFSHSFLYYTPICKFVMYFQCITLYVSVWFTVSFTCDRFVAICCEKFKTKYCTVRTAAAVITTLSVLICLQSLPFWFAYESDRIIHNVPSGCRPKVKFFTSPAGAAYYWLESIFIAWLAFALILLFNCLTVRRILMASRARRGLRGHSSENQSDPEMENRRKSIILLFSVSGSFILLWLTSIVSFLSTQLTNTAHYRGDYTAPAYIATETGFMLMYLSSCTNTCIYAATQTKFREELKKVVKSPWTLILILVKK is encoded by the exons ATGGCACGGCCAACAATTCTGCAGATTAGGGACATTTACTATCCTTTTCTCGCAGCATTCGGTGTTCCTG CCAACCTAATGACAATGGTGATTCTCTGcagaggaaactgcggcctttccaaatgtatcactgtatacatggtggccatggcaacagcagatctactggtcatgcTCGTCAATGTAATTGTGTATCACATTTTTACATATTACTTTTCACATTCATTCTTGTACTACACGCCCATTTGTAAGTTTGTTATGTACTTTCAATGTATCAccctgtatgtgtctgtgtggttTACCGTCTCCTTCACATGTGACCGATTTGTAGCTATATGTTGTGAGAAGTTTAAAACAAAATATTGCACAGTGAGAACTGCGGCTGCGGTTATAACAACGCTCTCTGTCCTGATCTGTTTACAGAGCCTCCCGTTTTGGTTTGCCTATGAATCTGATCGAATCATTCACAATGTTCCCTCGGGTTGCCGCCCCAAAGTGAAATTTTTTACATCGCCTGCAGGGGCCGCGTACTATTGGTTGGAAAGCATTTTCATTGCCTGGCTTGCTTTTGCTCTGATATTACTGTTTAATTGTTTGACAGTCAGACGTATTTTAATGGCCAGTAGAGCCCGCAGgggactccggggtcacagcagtgagaatcagagcgatcccgagatggagaaccgaaggaaatccatcattttattgTTCAGTGTGTCGGGCAGTTTTATACTGTTGTGGCTGACATCTATCGTTAGTTTTTTATCTACCCAACTGACAAACACCGCGCATTACCGAGGTGATTATACAGCTCCTGCATACATCGCCACAGAAACCGGGTTTATGCTCATGTATTTGAGTTCCTGCACAAATACCTGCATTTATGCAGCTACACAAACTAAATTCAGAGAGGAGCTGAAGAAGGTGGTGAAATCTCCTTGGACATTGATTCTGATATTGGTTAAAAAATAA